The following nucleotide sequence is from Bradyrhizobium roseum.
ACCAGGCGCGAAGCGTTTGCGTCATAGCGGCCTCCACAGCGCCGCGGCGAACATCGCCGCCACGAAGAAGCCGAGGACGATCGCGCCGATGGTGTCGGTGTCGATCATCCGCGCACCGCCTTTCGCGACGGCCGCCGCGGCTGCCGGCGCCAGCGCAGCACGATCGCCTCGAAATCAGGGCCGACGCCCAGGCCGTCGGGATAGCAGTGGCTTTTGGCGATGTAGGCAAACACCACCATCATGTCGTCGCAGATCGCCTGATCCACGTTCCAGAGATCGGTGAGATGGAAGCCGCCGTCGCGAGAGGGATTCCACCAGGCGAGCAGGAAATCGGCTACCAGCCGGCTCTGGCCGGTGTCCCCATGCGCGATCTTGACGAGTCGTTCGAGCGCGTCGCTGACCTTGAGAAGGTCGACATCGATGATCATGTGTGCACCTCGATGGCCCCGTCGAAATCCTTGATGGTGAGCGCGACCACGCGGCGGTCGCCGTTGCAGAGCATCTGCCACTCGACATGCGAGATCGCGGCCTTGTCGGCGTCGATCGCCGCGTCATAGGCGGCGAACGATTTGGCCGCGCTGGCGACGGCGCGGCGCAGGCCGTCGATCGAGGCCTCGGCGCCGTGCAGATCGCCGCCGCGCAGGATGGCCGCTTCCTCGAGGATCCTGGCGCCGATGCCCATCAGGTCGCAGATCAACAGGAATCGCGGCGCGTGTTGCTGCGCCGGCGCGGCCGCGGCTGCCTTTTTCGGGGCGCGGCTCACGGCAACACCTCAATGAAGAGGTAGCGCTTGCGCATGAACGCGGCGTGCTTCTGCGCGCCGGTCAGCCGCGGCTGCACGCCGTGGCGCATGGTCTTGCTCTGCAGCGAGCGGCGGCCGCCTTGCATCGGCGTGGGCCCGAGGCCGACGCCCTTGATGCCGACGAACTTCTTGAACGTCTCGCGCGCCTTCGCCGCCGCCGGCGTCACCACCAGGTGGTTGTCGTCCTGGTTGCAGCGGCGGTGCGCGACGCCGACGGATTTGCCGCCGAACGCGCGCGGCACGGTGATGTGCGCGCGGTCCCAGGCCTGGTCGGGCGTGACCGGCCCATCGCAGTGAACGCAGATTGGGAATTTGCCGCGCTCGGCCTTGTGGGCGGCGAGGCATTCGAGCTGCCACACCTGCTCGCGCTCGCGGCTTCCGAAACGTGGTCTGTACGCCAT
It contains:
- a CDS encoding DUF7673 family protein — protein: MIIDVDLLKVSDALERLVKIAHGDTGQSRLVADFLLAWWNPSRDGGFHLTDLWNVDQAICDDMMVVFAYIAKSHCYPDGLGVGPDFEAIVLRWRRQPRRPSRKAVRG